The genomic interval TCCCGGATTCGCCTTACTGATCCGGCAGGCCGGCCATGCCGACCTAAAATCAAAATACCCCGGCGGAGCCTCCGGCCCTGCACAAGCAGGGCCGCTTCGCCGGAAACCCGAGGTGGATGCCACCGACACGACGCGACCGCATAGAACGGAGGAAATATCATGAAGACGATCAAGGGACCGGCCATCTTTCTCGGTCAGTTCGCGGGCGACGAGGCCCCGTTCAACAGCTGGGACGCGATCACGAAATGGGCCGCCGATTGCGGCTATGAGGGCGTTCAGGTGCCGACCTGGGCCGGCCAGCTCATCGACCTGAAGAAGGCCGCCGAATCCAGGGATTACTGCGACGACTTCAAGGGCCAGGCCCGCGAGAACGGCGTCGAGGTGACCGAGCTGTCCACCCACCTTCAGGGCCAGCTCGTCGCCGTTCATCCGGCCTATGACGAGGCCTTTGACGGTTTCGCGGCGCCCGAAGTGCGCGGCAACCCAAAGGCAAGGCAGGAATGGGCCGTCAACCAGGTGAAGATGGCGATCTCCGCCTCGAAGAATATGGGCATCAACGCCCATGCGACCTTCTCCGGCGCGCTCGCCTGGCCGTTCCTCTATCCCTGGCCGCAGCGCCCGGCTGGCCTGGTCGAGACCGCCTTCGCCGAACTTGCGAAACGCTGGACGCCGATCCTGAACCATGCCGACGAGAACGGCGTCGACATCTGCTACGAGATCCATCCGGGCGAGGACCTGCATGATGGCGTGACCTTCGAGATGTTCCTTGACCACGTCAACAACCACCCGCGCGCCAACATGCTCTACGACCCGTCGCATTACGTGCTGCAGTGCCTCGACTATCTCGATAACATCGATATCTACAAGGACCGGATCAAGATGTTCCACGTCAAGGACGCGGAATTCAATCCGACCGGCCGGCAGGGCGTCTATGGCGGCTATCAGGGCTGGGTCGATCGCGCCGGACGGTTCCGTTCGCTCGGCGACGGTCAGGTGGATTTCGGCGCGATATTCTCGAAGATGGCGGCCAATGATTTCGACGGCTGGGCCGTGGTCGAGTGGGAATGCTGCCT from Martelella mediterranea DSM 17316 carries:
- a CDS encoding sugar phosphate isomerase/epimerase family protein, with the protein product MKTIKGPAIFLGQFAGDEAPFNSWDAITKWAADCGYEGVQVPTWAGQLIDLKKAAESRDYCDDFKGQARENGVEVTELSTHLQGQLVAVHPAYDEAFDGFAAPEVRGNPKARQEWAVNQVKMAISASKNMGINAHATFSGALAWPFLYPWPQRPAGLVETAFAELAKRWTPILNHADENGVDICYEIHPGEDLHDGVTFEMFLDHVNNHPRANMLYDPSHYVLQCLDYLDNIDIYKDRIKMFHVKDAEFNPTGRQGVYGGYQGWVDRAGRFRSLGDGQVDFGAIFSKMAANDFDGWAVVEWECCLKHPEDGAREGAEFVRHHIIRVTEKAFDDFAGGGTDEAANKRMLGL